A window from Ictalurus furcatus strain D&B chromosome 16, Billie_1.0, whole genome shotgun sequence encodes these proteins:
- the LOC128620474 gene encoding uncharacterized protein LOC128620474: protein MSLHFVPPSHPFFTSLHHIRSSHPSIMFILHIHSSHPSITSIPFFTSLHHVHSSHPFFTSLHHIHSILHIPPSCSFFTSILHIPPSCTSITSIFHIPPSHPFHSSHPSIMFILHIHSSHPSIMYLHHIHFSHPSITSIPFFTSLHHVYSSHPFFTSLHHVPPSHPFFTSLHHIHSILHIPPSCSFFTSIPSFTSLHHVPPSHPFFTSLHHIHSILHIPPSCSFFTSIPSFTSLHHIHSILHIPPSCTSITSIPSFTSLHHIHSILHIPPSCTSITSIPSFTSLHHVHSSHPSITSLHHTRPSHSSITTFPSHPSITTQRLDFLLLERGSV from the exons ATGTCTCTCCACTTcgtccctccatcacatccgtTCTTCAcgtccctccatcacatccgttcttcacatccctccatcatgTTCATTCTTCACATCCATTCttcacatccctccatcacgtCCATTCCATTCTTCACATCCCTCCACCATGTTCATTCTTCACATCCATTCttcacatccctccatcacatccattCCATTCttcacatccctccatcatgTTCATTCTTCACATCCATTCttcacatccctccatcatgtacctccatcacatccatttttcacatccctccatcacatccattCCATTCttcacatccctccatcatgTTCATTCTTCACATCCATTCttcacatccctccatcatgtacctccatcacatccatttttcacatccctccatcacatccattCCATTCttcacatccctccatcatgTTTATTCTTCACATCCATTCttcacatccctccatcatgtacctccatcacatccatttttcacatccctccatcacatccattCCATTCttcacatccctccatcatgTTCATTCTTCACATCCATTCCATCCttcacatccctccatcatgtacctccatcacatccatttttcacatccctccatcacatccattCCATTCttcacatccctccatcatgTTCATTCTTCACATCCATTCCATCCttcacatccctccatcacatccattCCATTCttcacatccctccatcatgTACCTCCATCACATCCATTCCATCCttcacatccctccatcacatccattCCATTCttcacatccctccatcatgTACCTCCATCACATCCATTCCATCCttcacatccctccatcacgtTCATTCttcacatccctccatcacatccctTCATCACACACGTCCATCACATTCCTCCATCACGACATTTCCATCACATCCTTCCATCACGACACAGAGAC TGGATTTCCTCCTGCTGGAGCGGGGATCAGTGTGA
- the rad51c gene encoding DNA repair protein RAD51 homolog 3 isoform X1, whose product MMLRTVSSSPLAPSVKVKLINAGFHTAADLTEVQPLQLCKAAGLSQEEADEVLRTLRDDSSPLQQGAELQSLTALDLLHQEETRGSIVTFCSELDSVLGGGVPVGKTMEICGVPGIGKTQLCVQLAVDVQIPVCFGGLGGEAVFIDTEGGFVVQRLVGVAEAAVEHCAALAEDEEQRGALESFTVEKILSGVFLVRCQDHVELLAELHLLPDFLRKRPQVRLVVIDSVAFPFRHDLEDLSHRTRLLNALSLRLTRLSAQHGPAVVLTNQMTTKVSTVQSKLIPALGEIWGHAATQRLILHWEGAQRFASLYKSSSHRDASVPYHITAEGFRDASVSVSSVPSHSPAAGSHSKRPRTEHQHS is encoded by the exons ATGATGCTCAGGACCGTGTCCAGTTCTCCTCTGGCTCCTTCTGTGAAGGTCAAATTAATAAACGCTGGCTTTCACACAGCTGCAGATCTGACTGAGGTGCAGCCGCTCCAGCTGTGTAAAG CAGCAGGTTTATCTCAGGAGGAGGCTGATGAGGTGTTGCGGACGCTGCGTGATGACTCCTCACCCCTCCAGCAGGGGGCAGAGCTGCAGAGTCTAACAGCACTGGATCTCCTGCACCAGGAGGAGACTCGGGGCAGCATCGTCACCTTCTGCTCGGAGCTGGACTCTGTACTCGGAGGCGGGGTTCCTGTGGGGAAGACTATGGAAATCTGCGGCGTTCCGGGCATCGGAAAAACCCAGCTGTG cgtgCAGCTGGCAGTAGATGTGCAGATCCCCGTGTGTTTTGGAGGACTGGGTGGTGAAGCCGTGTTCATCGATACAGAGGGCGGGTTTGTGGTGCAGCGGCTGGTGGGCGTGGCCGAGGCTGCGGTGGAGCACTGCGCCGCTCTGGCCGAGGACGAAG agCAACGTGGAGCTTTAGAGAGCTTCACCGTGGAGAAGATCCTCTCCGGCGTCTTCCTGGTGCGCTGTCAGGATCACGTGGAGCTGCTCGCTGAGCTTCACCTCCTGCCCGACTTCCTGAGGAAACGCCCACAG GTGCGGCTGGTGGTGATTGACAGCGTGGCTTTCCCCTTCAGACACGACCTGGAGGACCTCTCTCACAGGACCCGCCTCCTCAACGCCCTCTCACTGCGGCTCACTCGGCTATCGGCTCAGCACGGCCCAGcg GTGGTGTTGACCAATCAGATGACGACTAAAGTCTCGACCGTCCAATCCAAGCTCATCCCTGCTCTGG GTGAGATTTGGGGTCACGCAGCCACACAGAGACTCATCCTACACTGGGAAGGAGCTCaaag GTTTGCGTCTCTGTACAAATCGTCCAGCCACAGAGACGCCAGCGTCCCCTACCACATCACG GCTGAAGGATTCCGAGACGCAAGTGTTTCAGTGTCTTCTGTCCCGTCTCACAGTCCTGCAGCAGGAAGCCACAGCAAACGTCCTCGCACTGAACACCAGCAcagttaa
- the atg101 gene encoding autophagy-related protein 101, with protein sequence MNCRSEVLEVSLEARQVDEAMAALLHTILLHRSTGKFHYKKEGTYCMGTVGTQDVDCDFIDFTFVRVSSDELERVIRKTVTEFKDALGNSGSDGMGQISLEFYQKKKSRWPFSDECIPWEVWTIKVNVVNLANEQERQICREKVGEKLGEKVINIVEVINRHEYLPKMPTQSEVDNVFDTSLKDVQPYLYKITYQITDSLGTSVSTTMRRLIKDTLAL encoded by the exons ATGAATTGCCGCTCGGAGGTGTTGGAGGTGTCTCTGGAGGCTCGGCAGGTGGATGAGGCCATGGCAGCGCTGTTACACACCATCCTCCTGCACCGCAGCACCGGGAAGTTCCACTATAAGAAGGAGGGGACATACTGCATGGGGACGGTGGGGACACAGGACGTGGACTGCGACTTCATTGACTTCACCTTCGTGCGGGTTTCATCGGACGAGCTCGAGCGCGTGATCCGGAAGACGGTGACCGAGTTTAAG GATGCGCTTGGGAACTCGGGCAGTGACGGAATGGGCCAGATCTCTCTGGAGTTCTATCAGAAGAAGAAGTCGCGCTGGCCGTTCTCGGACGAGTGCATCCCCTGGGAGGTGTGGACCATCAAGGTGAACGTGGTGAACCTGGCCAACGAGCAGGAGCGTCAGATCTGCCGGGAGAAAGTGGGCGAGAAACTCGGCGAGAAGGTCATCAACATCGTGGAGGTCATCAACCGACACGAGTACCTGCCCAAGATGCCCACGCAGTCCGAGGTGGACAACGTGTTCGACACGAGCCTGAAGGACGTCCAGCCGTATTTGTACAAGATCACGTACCAGATTACGGATTCTCTCGGGACGTCGGTGAGCACCACCATGAGGAGGCTCATCAAAGACACGCTGGCGTTGTAA
- the rad51c gene encoding DNA repair protein RAD51 homolog 3 isoform X2 produces MMLRTVSSSPLAPSVKVKLINAGFHTAADLTEVQPLQLCKAGLSQEEADEVLRTLRDDSSPLQQGAELQSLTALDLLHQEETRGSIVTFCSELDSVLGGGVPVGKTMEICGVPGIGKTQLCVQLAVDVQIPVCFGGLGGEAVFIDTEGGFVVQRLVGVAEAAVEHCAALAEDEEQRGALESFTVEKILSGVFLVRCQDHVELLAELHLLPDFLRKRPQVRLVVIDSVAFPFRHDLEDLSHRTRLLNALSLRLTRLSAQHGPAVVLTNQMTTKVSTVQSKLIPALGEIWGHAATQRLILHWEGAQRFASLYKSSSHRDASVPYHITAEGFRDASVSVSSVPSHSPAAGSHSKRPRTEHQHS; encoded by the exons ATGATGCTCAGGACCGTGTCCAGTTCTCCTCTGGCTCCTTCTGTGAAGGTCAAATTAATAAACGCTGGCTTTCACACAGCTGCAGATCTGACTGAGGTGCAGCCGCTCCAGCTGTGTAAAG CAGGTTTATCTCAGGAGGAGGCTGATGAGGTGTTGCGGACGCTGCGTGATGACTCCTCACCCCTCCAGCAGGGGGCAGAGCTGCAGAGTCTAACAGCACTGGATCTCCTGCACCAGGAGGAGACTCGGGGCAGCATCGTCACCTTCTGCTCGGAGCTGGACTCTGTACTCGGAGGCGGGGTTCCTGTGGGGAAGACTATGGAAATCTGCGGCGTTCCGGGCATCGGAAAAACCCAGCTGTG cgtgCAGCTGGCAGTAGATGTGCAGATCCCCGTGTGTTTTGGAGGACTGGGTGGTGAAGCCGTGTTCATCGATACAGAGGGCGGGTTTGTGGTGCAGCGGCTGGTGGGCGTGGCCGAGGCTGCGGTGGAGCACTGCGCCGCTCTGGCCGAGGACGAAG agCAACGTGGAGCTTTAGAGAGCTTCACCGTGGAGAAGATCCTCTCCGGCGTCTTCCTGGTGCGCTGTCAGGATCACGTGGAGCTGCTCGCTGAGCTTCACCTCCTGCCCGACTTCCTGAGGAAACGCCCACAG GTGCGGCTGGTGGTGATTGACAGCGTGGCTTTCCCCTTCAGACACGACCTGGAGGACCTCTCTCACAGGACCCGCCTCCTCAACGCCCTCTCACTGCGGCTCACTCGGCTATCGGCTCAGCACGGCCCAGcg GTGGTGTTGACCAATCAGATGACGACTAAAGTCTCGACCGTCCAATCCAAGCTCATCCCTGCTCTGG GTGAGATTTGGGGTCACGCAGCCACACAGAGACTCATCCTACACTGGGAAGGAGCTCaaag GTTTGCGTCTCTGTACAAATCGTCCAGCCACAGAGACGCCAGCGTCCCCTACCACATCACG GCTGAAGGATTCCGAGACGCAAGTGTTTCAGTGTCTTCTGTCCCGTCTCACAGTCCTGCAGCAGGAAGCCACAGCAAACGTCCTCGCACTGAACACCAGCAcagttaa